cactcgatcaacttccttttgttgattatatcactgtttaaaccaacaaatagtacgtttttctttgcctccacttggtattcgctgaaattcttctattttcccccgtgcttttgccattgtctttcacataaggctgagcttaagggctatttatattgatttgcatattcaaagaggtataattctgagaggagttggggcgggacaacaggcgcgtgcacgtgcgttacttttcacactgaccgggatttatgtagcagaagagtgtggaagtgtggagtGTGGAAGTTAGCTTACACACAGATTTTtgcatcttaatttttttgtgagtaagcacatttctgcttttgtccgtacatcatgttatagtgtgaattctacgcacgccgttatacatgaggccctagatATTTGACAAGCAGAAGGAGACCACACAATCAGGGAAGCACATTTGGTTAACTGATAGAGAAGCTGCCCCAGCATCGCTTCCAGATGATTTCTAAAACTAGGCAAGATATGTCTTGGCAGTATCTTCTAGACttcctttgtgtgaagaagtgctttatagcttcattcttaaatgcacttcctacTAAATTTCACCTTTAAGTATATGATTTACTTTAACTGAATAAATTCTGCCAGATCGACATCTACATTAAGTCCATATGTAACTACCTCCGCTGAAGATTTAACAGGTTTAATTCCCTTAGTCATGACCGGGGCACACTTGGttgcttcattttgttttgacaCATTCCATTTTGATTCTCAGGCAataatgagaagttaagcaaaatgacaccttttattggctaactaaaaagattacaatatgcaagcttttgaggcaactcaggcccctgcttcaggcaagatgtaatgttgtAATTCTGTAATTTTCAGGCCAGAAAGGCACCATCATATTAAACACCATTAAAGCAAGGTCAAAATTCAAGTAGCGTTGAACTGACTTAGGTGGATACAAGTAAGATAAAGTCATAATGTGTAGACAAAAACAAATGCATGCGcaaaagcaagattttatttattaaacttctttaatttcttattcATACTGCATGACAAGTCAAGTTTCATTCCAAAGTTTACATTAATAATACTGATGGCTTTTATTGTTAATTAATAACAGttacttttttttgtgaaaacaattcattacataaaaaacaaatatgcaatCTTTGCTAAGAGAACAAAGACATGTTCACGTTAGACTCACTGCATGGGCACAGACATTAAAAAGTGGCAGTGTTAAGGCCATATCAAAAAAACTGTGCATGCACCCTGGTCATGCAGGTCTGTGGCAATAGTTGGCAGTGGCAGTCATTGTGCATCACAGGCTCTGGAGCCTGTGGAGAGTCAAGGAATGTATCAGTTCATATGCTGGGTCATGTGCGGAGctaaaatgtttacaatttaGGGTCTGGGTTGACAAATTCTCCTCGGGTTCTTCTTGAATTTAATGAATTCTTAGAAATTTTAACAAAGTCATTAAGGTATCTGATTTGACCAAACTTAGCATAACATAATGGCGAGCCGTCAACTTTGTTTCTAAACATTATAATTAAATGTGCTTTGTATGTAAGAAAAAATAACACtacttaagaaaattaaaaatcaaatttaaaatttgaataagAGGTACAGATATTGAAATGCTGATAGATTAACAGAGTAAAAGGGAAAACACATCAATCCTGTTCATGTCTAACTCAGATGAAAATGTCAGATTCTAAACAATATCACCAACCAACACTGACAGCGCATTCAGAGTGATACGGCCACAAGCCAGCACTTGGTCTACCATACAAGACCCAACCAAGTCGGACCCTGCTTAGCTTCTGAGATCAGGCAAGACTGAGgattatgatttaaaaaatgcaattcattttggaAACATTGTATTGATTGTATTTTTGACTGGATTGTGTTTTACCTTGTAAACTGTTCTTCAAACCcaataccattttaaaaaagtaaataaaaaataaaattgacataGAACGTGAAATCTGTGGCTGATATGTTAAATATGGTTTAACATCTGGTATTAGATACCAAGTAATCCTAGTGAAAGCAGATCATAGCAATGTGTCTACAAGAGCATTTTGAAATACAAGTTACAGTATAGCAGATCTTGTTCTTTATGAGCATCTCATTAAGATTTTACAAAATAGTTTGTACTTAATTGAGCATAACTGAATTGTTCAAACACAATCCGTCTTTATGAAAAAGGATAATGCTTTGCTACCATTCTCAAGCAGTATGAAAGtcgcatatttttttaattgcatacaAAGCATCCAATGTTTATGGTACAGCAAGCTCTAGTGCAGATCTGTGTAAACCTGGGCTTCAGAACGTACACCGACTGCAGATTCCTCATTGTGGTTAGAATTTTAATCAGTAGCAATTAGCTATAACGTGCCTGCAAAACAAACTATTaccttgatgtttattttttaatatctaaaAAAAGTTTTAGTAGTTATCAATCTTAACTTAAGTGTAAAACGGAAACCTTACCTTGATCACAATGTGCCAGCTAGTCACCTTGACAAATACCTAAGTTTGCCCATCTGCATGACAAGCGCAGACACAGACAGAAAGAAGATGGCAACAACACACACAGAGAAACAGTAAACTGACCAACAGACAGAAAGTGGTTTGTATATCAGCTATGGTTGTGCAGTTTATAGGAACATGCAATGGAGAGCTACTTTTGCCACCCTGCTCTCTTTACAATGGACTTCCCATAGTTAactgcattttaaagaaaaacataagatCCAGGCACATTAAgaagaaaatgacacaaaaaacaggattaaaaTTCGTACAATTATTAGGATTACAGTCAGGCTTTCCACTATTAATTGTGTTTAGCCATtctaaaagaataattaaaaataaaactaatagttCACTGTgtgtaaacatacatacatacacacaaatatatatatatatatatatatatatatatatatatatatatatatatatatatatacatacacactctaACAAAGAAAGCATTGATGTTCACAATGTAAATAGTAGAGCACCTTAAGTGCAAATTCAGCTCATACCCTCTCAGTGTTCTGTGAATGCTAAGCTATAGCCATTTACCCATCACAGTATAAGGGTGCAAAATAGTTTGCTTGCTActagtacatactgtaagtacacATGTGAGTCTATTTATGAACAATGCAAAGACAACTGCTGGGTGATACCATGTTTTGGGCTCTTTGCAAATTGAAATTCATGATGCCAACGGTTGTTATGGGAACACTTTCATTAAGTGGACAGAGGAATTGCCAGAATTGCAGCTCTCAGGAAGGTCcatatttattacagaaaaaaaatgtaatacatatttAAAGCAATTAGAGATTAAATAAGTACACCTGGTTCTGTACAGCTAAACCTATATTTTAAGGGTTTGGTTGAGGGGGCATAGGTTGGCTATTCTTTTATGAACTGTGATTTTGAACTTTATGTATGTGCTTGTTAGATTGTCTATCATTCAGGTATTTGTTTCAGCAGTGCTACACTGCCACTAATATTGTAGGCATATTTAAATCAAAACACCTCACTAAggaaatttgtgtttttatttttgaagcacaTTAGACAATATCTGGTCAGCCCAATAACTGTTAATTAGTTactgcaaaataaatattaaaagaatggagatatgcacttttctttttaattatagtCTTTAAATATGCATCATACTTTATATAGGCatgtatttaattgaaaaaacctttgttattaaaaacattgaaaaaaatctaTACGTCCAAACAACAATAATAAGTACAGGTTGTTGTGATATGTAAATGCATGGCAACTGAATCCTAATTACAGCTGAAAATGCCACATGTAATGTCACCCATTGATTGTAAATTTCTAGCTGTTTACCAAACACTTGTATAATGAAGCATTACACATGCAGTTGCATTACATTAATGGCCTCTTTTTGGGCTAACACTGGACTGAATGGTTATTGTCCACTGCATTAGCAGTCTGCCATCTGTGTTTTTTAAAACACATAGGCTGGATTGCTATGAGAATATTAAGCACAACTGAAGCAACTATGGCTTCACAATATAGAGCGGAAAGCTCTTCATTCATACAGTATACTGGTCAAATACCCTTAATATGCGGCAGtatcagataaggtgcatttatagcATTGTAAATAGCAAAACATAATTTGTTAGCCATATGTTGTATAAATGCCTTCCTAAACATAATTTTGTgatattggttttattttttttcttgaatcatCCCTGTTATTTAGCACAGCAGTAATGCTTAAACTAAGGACCAGAGAACTGTATACTGGAAGGACAGAACAACCAGACAAACGTCAAGGAgtgacaaaaaaaatcacttgttCAGAGCACTTTCTTTGATTTTCCcacataaagtagttttttagtAAATGGAAAACCTGGACATCAGGCAACTCCAACAAAGAATGATGGCATCGTTCAGGTCTGGTTGATCATGACAGCATTTAACTGCTCAGGCATCTCTATGTTGATTGGCTTAACTGGATTTGTCTCGACAAGTGTATGGACaggaaatgaagaaaatgtgCTCTCCCTTGGGTCATCTTCCTCTGAGACAAGGTCTTCAAGGCTTTCTGAGAGGTTACCATCATGGCTCTCCAGGTCACTCACCTGGCTCTCTCCAAACTCCAAAATGGTTGGAAGGTTACCCTGTTTAGGACACCGCTTCCTTAGACTCACCAGGAAAGGCTGCGGAAGGGAAAAGATGTCCACATTGTTGCCAAGATCAATCCACGTGACACTAGGGAACTTTTCAGGTTCTTTAAGAGTGTCTGTGAGGTCACGCAATATGACCTTGGTAAGTCGATTTCCATTCAGTGAGAGAGTGTTGAGTAACGGAAGAGTGCTGAGAGTTGGAAGGAGCTGCAAGAAAGCATCGTCTGTGAGTTCTGTGAAACATAGCTCCACATTTGTTACCCTCTCAGAATTTTGATTGAGATACAAGATTAGACGGTCCATGTCCTTCACAGTCAGTGGGATGCCCGACAGGTCCACTGTATTATTTGAGGGAGATGAGGAGAAAATGGCCTTCAAGCTAGAGGAAAGAAAAATTGATACAATTAATGAGTGTGAACTATGTAAAAATGAGAATGGTGAATTATTTGTTAATTTGGGTGGATGATTTTATGACAAAGGGGACATACAACATGTAAGGTAAGTTTATCTAACCCCTTCATTTTTGTAAGCCATTTTTGTAAGGGCAGAGATGACACCTGAAAGGGAGAAGGAATGGACAAAAcacagataataaaaaaaatactgtatatataaaaaaataataaaaagtttccATATACCAAGATGGAAAGTTTAATGATTGTCCATTTGTTGGCCCACCCATTTGTCTTCAAAACATAAATACTATTCAAAATACCTGCATCACAACAGCGAACTGACCTAACAGTGTACTTGTATATGTTAACAGCTATCTATAGTTTCTGTTGCTACACAGGCAGAAATGTCCATTCTTTGAACATGCAATACATTGATTTTGCAgtatcatttttgttatttaattattttcattgtttttgtgtcTGGCTGTAATTAGTAACAATTCAACTGTTATGCAAATTAAAGGTGTGACCAATCTATGAAATTAGTGCTTTGCATTCTTTTTTGATCAGTAGTTTCAACTAGTGGCCCTGTTACTTGACATTATATCCAGAAATTTTTAGttgcatttacataatcttagcgagacAGTCGCAGCTCACTCCCATGGCTGGCAGTTGTGATGCTTGACATCATCAGTAACCAAGTCTGAGCAGTCTGTGAGTTGATCCAactaaatcaaacaggtttgatttcatCTTCAGTCATAGGGACAGGCTCTCTGAATGTGAGAGCTGAAAACCAATGAGTAtttatctggaagtacaatgtatGCAATGCAGCCAAAAGGAAGCATGTGTTTTGGACCTCGCTAAGAGAAAAGAGGCTCATTTGTCTAATGTATTGTGTTtatacataccatgacagaacaGACAAAAGGAAACTAAGTGccaagattgcagctgaactctgTCAGAAAAATGTGTGAGCTTTGTGATATTTCATATAATATGAAACTGCTGGAAAGCCTTTATGaaattgtgtaatttgacattccctgaaaTTCCTGGTTATGTAATCTGACATTCAAACTtgcagttgtcaagtttgacatcccctccaacAAGAAATCAAGTGTGGATGAATGTGGATGAGTGTGGATgggccagtccattacagggcacagtcATACACAAACTCacaaaaatttgcaaaatttaaAGCAGCCAGTCAACCTAATATCAACATTTTTCATGTAGAAATCAAAGCAACCAGAGTAAACCCATAGAAACAGGGGAAGAATGTACCAACTCCACATATCCACAACCTCTTGGGTCAGCAGTTCTATCCATTGCTCtgctaaataaacagaaaattcaaCAAAGAGGGGAATATCCCTGTTTGTTTTGTATGCCAACTTAATTGCACATCCTTGTACAACCACACCAGTCAGTACAAAGTCACAAGGTGATCAAACCCAAATGTTTGTGGGATATAAAAGTTCCAAAAACACTACTAGAATGTAGAAAGATGTGTAAACTCCAGACAGACAGAGCCAAGGGTGGGTTTAAAACGGTGTTTCTGGACCAGCAGTGTTAATCATTGCCCATTTGggaaatacttaaataaatgacatgtgcttgttattttatattatgttatattttatcACTATTACATACACATGTTCTGTAGCTTGTGGATCTAGTTTGAGATACCCAGTCCCCATTAAGTTAGCAGAGGGGTGGATGTGATTGGTTTTTGGGAGCTCAAGTATCCATTTTAATCTCTAAAACATCAGAAAGAAAGGAGGAAAAACTAACAGAATAGGAAATTTGAGAGGAGAGGGGAAGCTTGACCCCAATGCATAGTAAATAGTGGCTAGAAGGATAATCTTTTCAGTGACCCTCTGCAATACTAGTCATAGATATTATTTTCTATTACTGAAAAACAGTCTACCTTTTCCCTTTTGCAAAGTATCATTTTATACGTTCTGTATAAATAGTATTATAGTACATTTCAATGCTTCCACTTGtatcaaaagaaagaaattggTTTGATGATATAACATTCAGTACTCTAATAAATTACAATGCTGAAAAAATCAAAGCATAAATGAAGAATGATTGTTTCAAGTTTACCATTTTGCACAGAATGAAAGTAGTAAGTAGTATAAGAAAGCTGTCTCTCCAAAGCCTACTCTGTTAGCTACTACATATTAATACAGTAAAATTCCAAAATTCAGGACCACCTAAGAATCTGGACAGTTTgaaaactcaaactttatagGCTTCGAAAACTCAAAATTTATGGGCTTTATGTGTGATCGTTACAGATGCACAGCAGCAACAAGAGACATCATGGACCACATGGACGTCAAGAAATTACAAACTCGTTAACAAAGTGatataaaaaaagttaaacaacagAAGTGTCTCCCAGTCAAAACATTGCTCCATCGATAAGcagtgctatagatagatagatagatagatagatagatagatagatagatagatagatagatagatagatagatagatagatagatagatagatagatagatagtgtgacagttTGAGGCAcagtcgtcctcttgaaccctcagatcagacgtcagacaccagataaaaaatccaattattatttattttataataataatgtgcaccaagcacccttctctccacaatactcataaacaaatcaataaccaatacaataatcaatcctccactcccagacgcgttgccacctttcctcccagctcagctcagtgtactggtttcccagagtcctttatatagtccctgacctggaagtgtttctctcttctgtccatgtgatcatgaacacttccgggttggataaaaagctcctttcttcaacccggaagcacgtcgtttcctcttgtcatgtgatcatgacgcacctccgggttatagggcaagtaagagtccggcagcctccccacagcgactcctggtggtccccatggtatccagcagggctgtgcatataaactacatagtccatgaggccctgctggaattcggggaacgtccacactgttgggagagctccacctagcagcctgggggtgagggccggaatatttagccggccacacaccacaatagatagatagatagatagatagatagatagatagatagatagatagatagatagatagatagatagatagatagatagatagatagatagatagatagatagatagatactttattaatcccaaggggaaaatcacaaCTCACAGATGTAGTAGAAGCTCTCAGTGTTCCATCCATAAACAATGACACAGATACAACAGAAGTAACAAACTGAACAAATAAATTCCTTCATTTTGATAAATGAATCATTCTGTGTTTATTAATGAATATCCCAACAAAACATGAATGGTCATCTCTTCTTCATTCTTTCTTAAATCTGAATTCTAAAAGTGCTGTCTGAGTATCTAGAAAATCCAGACCAACCAAATCCAGAGCAGTCTGGATTTTCAGACTTTAATGTAGGTGAAAATATTAACTTAATTAGAACAAATAGCCAATCCTAAAAACATGAATCCAGGTTTGTCTGATACTATTTCATTTAATAGTAGTATATTTCATAAGATTGCAAAAGGAGCCATTAATTTCTGTGTCTGTTACTACTGGATCACAAAATTCAGCCCCTTGAACATATCAcctgaataaatttaaaatataaattaacataaagTGAAATACCTTACCAAATACTGTACAGGACTAGATGTTTGTCTTTTACTACCATTATATACTTACTCGCGATGTATCGGAGTACAGAGCTAGAAGGACATGGACTGTCAAGGGGCAAATGAGCAGAGGACTCTGTACGAAAAATTTGGGAACAAACTGAGCCAACCTGTTTAATgcaaaaatctacaaaatatgaattaaataaGTGCTTGGGGgcacaacaaaagaaaacaggaGTAATAATTGCCTGGGTAGTCTATTCCCTCAGACAAAGTAGCTCTGTTGAGCGTGTAACTGTTTCGGATATCCATTATGTCAATGTCTTATGCAGAAGATCTGCTGCTCAAACTGATGCCGTTCCTTCCAGGGACGTCCGAATTTATAGGGTTTGACTAGAAGTGGAATGGTTTCATGGAGCATTGTTAGTGAGGCTCAATTGCCTTCTCCAGCCATTTTCTTGGTACAGCAGAGGGAAAAAGAGATGACatagttagtgacagcgccctaCCTCATCTTGGGGTGGTATTGCAAGCATGAGTAGAATCCAACAGGCAATCCTCAGACGTCCATGCGCGAAGGGAACTAAATGTTTCACACAAAACTAACACACTTGTGCCTATAATTATGAGGTATATTTGCAATCCATGATTAGGATTTTCAGAATGTGGTTTCTTCCcatagggaaaaaaaaggaaaaagcagttAACATGTCCTTTACAAGAAGAAAGGATGTGTTATTTGATCCCTACAAATAGCATCTTCCCTAAGGAAAGTTTTTTAGTTTGCTTCCTATTTTTCCTGTACGTAATAACCATTACTTCAGCCAAGTAGAGTTAAGTGCTCCCCCCACCACACATTGTTTGTAGATCATCAGTAAAATCCCTgagagttgtatgtttttgattaTCCTTGCCTTAGGGCTGGAGTTGCTCACTCTGTAAATCTACCAGGGTGACTCATTTAGAACACACTGTGCCAGCACTGAATAGCTATCATTCTTAATGATCTGTTGTTCACTCTCTCATTTTCATTCTCTCTTTTATTTCTCCATCTTCTCTTTCTGCAGGGAAAAGCTGAAAAGCAgctaactttttaatagacagatgaCAGGCACCAAAACTAATTGGTGGCTGCACTGTCAGCAGACCTGCTGTATTTGAAAAACATTGTGTAGAGTGTCAACTTGGCCATAGACTTACTGTTAAAAATAGTCTCTGGACAGACATGGATTTAAAAATGGGTGCTGCCAACAACAACAGAAGGTTCAGAAGAACTAGACTTGTGTATATCAACTTCTTTTTCTTGAACAGTAAAGGACAAATAGAAACTCATGAGCTTTGGACTAATGATAAGTGCTGCTTgatatttatcattttatagcaTTTTGCATGGCAAAGCAGAAGGCTTTAAAAAAACTTtacttaaattttaattattaaataataatgaaatcaagACATAATTTAAAACTAATTATCAATTAATCACATTTTATATAGTACACTTTATAGCAGTCATCAAGAGACGTTTCAGACCAAATAACAAAATCAAAGCattacataaataattttaaaggagACACATAACTGTTGACTTAGATCTATTAGTAGAAGAGTGATTTAAAAGTGCAAGTggcttgaaattaaaaataactttttcaaagaagtcattcatgtcagtgaaatttgaaaatgcaataaaaagagGGTTTTATGCTTCAAGGAAACTGCTGATTCATTTTTCATGAGCTGATTTACAAGAATATCCAGCAATCCAAATTTGCTAattctgtttaatccagttcagatttTTCCAACCCACTGCCATAATAAAGGTGTCTCTAATATGACTGTTTATTACAGACAACCAGTCACTTATTTCACACAGATCAAATTAAGGCAGAACTCCAAAATATGAAtgcatttttcttctttcacataatcaagcacaattaaaacaattataaatCCCTGTAATGATTATCACCTGGCGATTGACTCATATATAAACACTTGATAAAACTCGAGCAATTAAATCTTGTTTGCTCAATATGTTGTCTTTTCAAAAGTGGTTAAAGTTAGGGCTGGGCTAGAGTAAATGGATACATACATGTATGGTTTTTCTTTTGTAGTTGCATTTCACTATGAAGCTgaattgaaaacattttattgacaatgactATTTCTTTCTGTAATATGATGGCGCAGAGACATGATAGGCACCTTTACAAGGAGACACTTGACAGCTTGTTGAAAAGGAAATGGATTAAGTACAGATACTGTAGACAGAgactttaattgaattgcttaGGCAGTTACTGCAGTACAGCAAGGTAAGTAATGAAGAAATTAATATTGGAAATTCAGCAAGTCATAACATTCCATGAGAGTCTGATGATAATGGTTTAAATCTGCAGTATCAGACAGTGACCATATTCTGTTGTAATGCCAATCTTTTAAACACGTATGGTCAGAATTAAGTTATTGTCAAAGACACATCAAGAGACTTAAAAAAGCACATACTAACTTCAGCATGTCTATTTTTACTCGTATATCAAATACAACAGCATaagcataaatacataaataataagatTTTTGGAtctgaaaattatgttttaattgtttatccACTTTAATTATGgccatataatgtaatataaactTCTACTAAAAATCCTGAAGACAGGAAGtccacttaaaataaaaataaaaaaaattaaaaaaattatcctGTAAAAATTACTGAAACTGTCAATCAACCTATTATGCGTTGTGGTAATGTGGATTGCAAAGTTATCGTAAAATGTATTGTATGATattacaagaacaacaaaatgCTATACCTTTCTTGTACCATTACAAAACTCAATCACAATCATGCACGTCCTAGTCTGCAGACATGGATGTCATTTTCCTTAAAGCATCTAGGACACCTCAGTTTCACTGTGTGTAAAGCAGATGCCAAAAAGGGTTTTCTTGTAAATGTATGAGTCCAGCTGACaacgttcttttttttcttccatgctTACTTCCTGATCTTTGTTGTGTTTTTCCCTACGCTGTCACCTCCTTATACCGGAATCTGTTAAAATTGCAATAGTTTATACTAATCAATATGTTGACTCTGTCACTAAAGTAGTTAATTGATAAATAGtaactatttttttctaatttaaatgtaagGTATTTGTATGTCAGTGTTGCCTTTGGGTGATTTAAGGTTAGCTTAAATTGACAAGGAGGTGGATTACAG
This region of Erpetoichthys calabaricus chromosome 8, fErpCal1.3, whole genome shotgun sequence genomic DNA includes:
- the lrrc75a gene encoding leucine-rich repeat-containing protein 75A isoform X2, which produces MKQWGQLIAMGIKQTKGSCHSSPEAGVSPQHALGAWKRTPTKERGDIFTSLVLKSGDKFGKGGTPPPYQRRIGMIQEMLSLAKQGKQDEATELLKNLRQEGDSLGAMEKVCRQLTYHLSPHSQWRRQGLMKRKPQACLKAIFSSSPSNNTVDLSGIPLTVKDMDRLILYLNQNSERVTNVELCFTELTDDAFLQLLPTLSTLPLLNTLSLNGNRLTKVILRDLTDTLKEPEKFPSVTWIDLGNNVDIFSLPQPFLVSLRKRCPKQGNLPTILEFGESQVSDLESHDGNLSESLEDLVSEEDDPRESTFSSFPVHTLVETNPVKPINIEMPEQLNAVMINQT
- the lrrc75a gene encoding leucine-rich repeat-containing protein 75A isoform X1; this encodes MKQWGQLIAMGIKQTKGSCHSSPEAGVSPQHALGAWKRTPTKERGDIFTSLVLKSGDKFGKGGTPPPYQRRIGMIQEMLSLAKQGKQDEATELLKNLRQDLGMESTSLDDVLYRYASFRNLVDPITHDLIISLARYIHCPKTEGDSLGAMEKVCRQLTYHLSPHSQWRRQGLMKRKPQACLKAIFSSSPSNNTVDLSGIPLTVKDMDRLILYLNQNSERVTNVELCFTELTDDAFLQLLPTLSTLPLLNTLSLNGNRLTKVILRDLTDTLKEPEKFPSVTWIDLGNNVDIFSLPQPFLVSLRKRCPKQGNLPTILEFGESQVSDLESHDGNLSESLEDLVSEEDDPRESTFSSFPVHTLVETNPVKPINIEMPEQLNAVMINQT